The Acidobacteriota bacterium genome includes a region encoding these proteins:
- a CDS encoding class I SAM-dependent methyltransferase, whose protein sequence is MKTYSYIGSELELFSRAVNWKNYYAKFLYKYLTGEVLEVGAGIGSTTQILCNRKQNRWVCLEPDAEMSCILKERVTQGELPETCEVSNEFIGSLPKSELFDVIVYIDVLEHIENDKQELIAATAHLKTAGHLIILSPAHQRLFTEFDREIGHFRRYNRKSLAAIIPNALESVDCRYLDSVGMFASLANHLILKSNMPSEQQILFWDSVMIRLSKFVDPLLNYRIGKSILGVWRKKGYPQSE, encoded by the coding sequence ATGAAGACCTATTCTTATATTGGTTCAGAACTGGAGTTGTTCAGCAGAGCCGTAAATTGGAAAAATTACTATGCCAAATTCCTGTACAAATACTTAACAGGCGAGGTACTGGAAGTTGGGGCAGGCATTGGTTCGACCACGCAAATACTTTGTAATAGGAAGCAAAATCGTTGGGTTTGTCTTGAACCTGATGCGGAAATGAGTTGCATATTAAAGGAGCGAGTCACTCAGGGAGAACTTCCAGAAACTTGTGAGGTGTCAAATGAATTCATTGGTAGTCTGCCAAAATCGGAGTTGTTCGATGTCATCGTTTATATTGATGTGCTGGAACACATAGAAAACGATAAACAGGAGTTGATAGCTGCAACCGCGCACTTAAAGACCGCCGGACATCTGATCATATTGTCTCCCGCCCATCAACGGTTGTTTACGGAATTTGATAGGGAAATCGGTCATTTCCGCCGGTATAACCGAAAATCACTAGCGGCAATTATTCCCAATGCGCTGGAGAGTGTGGATTGCAGATATTTAGATAGCGTTGGTATGTTTGCCTCTCTGGCTAATCATTTGATATTGAAAAGTAACATGCCAAGTGAGCAACAAATTTTATTCTGGGACAGCGTTATGATTCGGCTCTCGAAATTTGTTGACCCCTTATTGAATTATCGAATCGGCAAATCCATTTTGGGCGTCTGGCGCAAGAAAGGCTACCCCCAATCTGAGTAA